From one Mesoplodon densirostris isolate mMesDen1 chromosome 19, mMesDen1 primary haplotype, whole genome shotgun sequence genomic stretch:
- the NECAB2 gene encoding N-terminal EF-hand calcium-binding protein 2 isoform X2, with product MGDYEDVLASLETLNHSVLKAMGYTKKVYEGGSNVDQFVTRFLLKETANQIQSLLSSVESAVEAIEEQTIQIRQDPGKPSHSVVETWSGSSAPLYAHNHKLTAVEQGSGFPLVTSDSKEEGLEAQVSRLAGLIGRLESKTLWFDLQQHLSDEEGTNMHLQLVRQEMAVCPEQLAEFLDSLRQYLRGTAGARNCFHIAAVRLADGVTFVVYEFWETEDEWKMHLQSPVCKAFRHVKVDTLSQPEALSRISVPAAWCTLGRD from the exons ATGGGGGACTACGAGGACGTCCTGGCCTCCCTGGAGACCTTGAATCACTCTGTCCTGAAGGCCATGGGCTACACCAAGAAG GTGTATGAGGGTGGGAGCAACGTGGACCAGTTTGTGACACGCTTCCTCCTGAAGGAGACAGCCAATCAGATCCAGTCCCTGCTGAGCTCGGTGGAGAGTGCGGTGGAGGCCATCGAAGAGCAGACCATCCAGATCCG ACAGGACCCCGGCAAACCCAGCCACAGCGTGGTGGAGACCTGGTCTGGAAGCTCCGCTCCCCTCTACGCCCACAACCACAAGCTCACGGCCGTGGAGCAAGGGAGTGGCTTCCCGCTTG TCACCTCAGACTCCAAGGAGGAGGGCCTGGAAGCCCAGGTCAGCAGGTTGGCGGGGCTGATAGGACGGCTGGAGAGCAAG ACCCTTTGGTTTGACCTCCAGCAGCATCTCTCGGATGAAGAAGGCACCAACATG CATCTGCAGCTGGTCCGGCAGGAGATGGCCGTGTGTCCTGAGCAGCTGGCCGAGTTCCTGGACTCCCTGCGTCAGTACCTGAGGGGCACCGCTGGAGCCAGGAACTGCTTCCA CATCGCTGCCGTAAGGCTGGCGGACGGCGTCACCTTCGTGGTCTACGAGTTCTGGGAGACAGAGGACGAGTGGAAGAT GCACCTGCAGAGCCCCGTGTGCAAGGCGTTTCGGCACGTCAAGGTGGACACGCTGAGCCAACCCGAGGCCCTCTCCCGGATCTCCGTGCCAG ctGCCTGGTGCACCCTGGGCCGCGACTGA